A genomic window from Macaca thibetana thibetana isolate TM-01 chromosome 16, ASM2454274v1, whole genome shotgun sequence includes:
- the TSR1 gene encoding pre-rRNA-processing protein TSR1 homolog encodes MAAHRPGPLKQQNKAHKGGRHRGRGSAQRDGKGRLALKTLSKKVRKELSRVDQRHRASQLRKQKKEAVLAEKRQLGGKDGPPHQVLVVPLHSRISLPEAMQLLQDRDTGTVHLNELGNTQSFMLLCPRLKHRWFFTSARPGDLHTVLDMAKVADTILFLLDPLEGWDSTGDYCLSCLFAQGLPTYTLAVQGISGLPLKKQIDARKKLSKAVEKRFPHDKFLLLDTQQEAGMLLRQLANQKQQHLAFRDRRAYLFAHAVDFVPSEENNLVGTLKISGYVRGQTVNVNRLLHIVGHGDFQMKQIDAPGDPFPLNPRRIKPQKDPDMAMEICATDTVDDMEEGLKVLMRADPDRQESLQAEVIPDPMEGEQTWPTEEELSEAKDFLKESSKVVKKVPKGTSSYQAEWILDGGSQSGGEGDEYEYDDMEHEDFMEEESQDESSEEEEEEYETMTVGESVHDDLYDEKVDEEAEAKMLEKYKQERLEEMFPDEVDTPRDVAARIRFQKYRGLKSFRTSPWDPKENLPQDYARIFQFQNFTNTRKSIFKEIEEKEVEGAEVGWYVTLHVSEVPVSVVECFRQGAPLIAFSLLPHEQKMSVLNMVVRRDPGNTEPVKAKEELIFHCGFRRFRASPLFSQHTAADKHKLQRFLTADMALVVTVYAPITFPPASVLLFKQKSNGMHSLIATGHLMSVDPDRMVIKRVVLSGHPFKIFTKMAVVRYMFFNREDVLWFKPVELRTKWGRRGHIKEPLGTHGHMKCSFDGKLKSQDTVLMNLYKRVFPKWTYDPYVPEPVPWVKSESFSVVPQEGME; translated from the exons ATGGCGGCTCACCGCCCCGGTCCGCTCAAGCAGCAGAATAAAGCTCATAAAGGCGGGCGGCATCGGGGTCGGGGATCTGCACAGCGGGACGGCAAGG GCCGTCTAGCACTGAAAACCCTAAGCAAGAAGGTGAGAAAAGAACTCAGCAGAGTCGACCAGAGGCATCGCGCCAGCCAGCTCCGAAAGCAGAAGAAGGAGGCG GTTCTGGCAGAGAAGAGACAGCTGGGTGGCAAGGATGGCCCTCCTCATCAGGTACTGGTGGTGCCCTTGCACAGCAGAATTTCCCTGCCAGAGGCCATGCAGCTGCTTCAGGATAGGGACACTGGAACAGTACACTTGAATGAATTGGGAAACACCCAGAGCTTTATGCTGCTATGCCCCCGCTTGAAACATCGGTGGTTTTTCACATCAGCAAGGCCAG GGGATCTGCACACTGTGTTAGACATGGCTAAAGTAGCTGATACCATCCTGTTCCTTCTTGATCCACTAGAAGGCTGGGACAGCACCGGCGATTACTGTCTTTCCTGCCTCTTTGCTCAGGGCCTTCCCACCTATA CACTAGCTGTCCAGGGGATTTCTGGCCTCCCACTGAAGAAACAAATAGATGCCAGGAAGAAGCTAAGTAAAGCAGTGGAGAAGCGCTTTCCGCATGACAAATTCCTCTTGTTAGACACTCAACAGGAGGCAGGGATGCTGCTTAGGCAGTTGGCTAACCAGAAGCAACAGCATCTTGCGTTTCGAGATCGGCGGGCCTACCTGTTTGCCCATGCTGTTGATTTTGTTCCTAGTGAAGAGAATAACTTGGTGGGCACCTTGAAAATTTCAGGCTATGTTCGAGGGCAGACTGTGAATGTCAATAGGTTGCTGCATATCGTTGGACATGGCGATTTCCAGATGAAACAGATAGATGCCCCTGGGGACCCTTTCCCTTTAAATCCTAGAAGAATTAAACCCCAAAAGGACCCAGACATGGCAATGGAG ATTTGTGCTACGGATACTGTAGATGATATGGAAGAAGGCCTTAAGGTCCTAATGAGGGCAGACCCTGATAGACAGGAATCCTTGCAAGCAGAGGTTATCCCAGATCCAATGGAGGGAGAGCAAACCTGGCCCACTGAGGAGGAGCTGAGTGAGGCAAAGG ATTTCTTGAAGGAAAGTTCAAAGGTGGTAAAGAAGGTCCCCAAAGGAACATCTAGTTACCAGGCTGAATGGATTTTGGATGGTGGCAGCCAAAGTGGTGGGGAAGGAGATGAATATGAATATGATGATATGGAACATGAGGATTTTATGGAGGAGGAATCTCAG GATGAGAGTagtgaagaagaagaggaggaatatGAAACTATGACTGTCGGGGAGTCTGTGCATGATGATCTGTATGATGAGAAAGtggatgaagaagctgaggcaaaaatgttggagaaatataaacaagaaaGACTGGAAGAGATGTTTCCAGATGAAGTGGACACCCCCCGTGATGTGGCTGCTAGAATTCG ATTTCAGAAATACAGAGGGCTTAAGAGCTTCCGGACATCTCCATGGGATCCGAAGGAAAACCTTCCTCAAGATTATGCTCGGATATTTCAGTTTCAGAACTTTACTAATACTaggaaaagcatttttaaagagattgaagaaaaagaggttgaagGAGCTGAG GTTGGCTGGTATGTCACACTTCATGTCTCTGAAGTCCCTGTCTCAGTGGTTGAGTGCTTCAGGCAAGGAGCACCCTTGATTGCATTTTCTTTACTACCTCACGAACAGAAG ATGTCAGTATTGAATATGGTGGTGAGGCGTGACCCTGGCAACACTGAACCCGTGAAAGCCAAAGAAGAGCTCATATTCCACTGTGGATTCAGGCGCTTCCGAGCCTCACCTTTATTCTCTCAGCACACTGCAG CGGACAAACATAAATTGCAGAGATTCCTGACTGCTGACATGGCCCTGGTGGTGACAGTCTATGCACCAATCACTTTTCCTCCTGCATCTGTGCTGCTTTTCAAGCAGAAAAGCAATG GAATGCACAGCCTCATTGCTACAGGCCATCTTATGTCAGTAGATCCAGACAGAATGGTCATCAAGAGAGTCGTTTTGAGCGGTCATCCTTTCAAAATTTTTACTAAGATGGCAGTAGTACGTTACATGTTCTTCAACAGAG AGGATGTGCTGTGGTTTAAACCAGTGGAACTGAGAACAAAGTGGGGCCGGAGAGGACATATCAAGGAGCCTTTAG gTACCCATGGCCACATGAAATGCAGCTTTGATGGGAAGCTAAAATCTCAAGACACAGTACTGATGAACCTCTATAAACGAGTTTTCCCCAAATGGACTTACGATCCATATGTACCAGAACCAGTACCCTGGGTGAAAAGTGAGAGTTTTTCAGTAGTACCTCAGGAGGGCATGGAGTAA